GAGCATCAAGACTGCAACCTGGAGTCTTTACAGAAAGACGGACTTGACAGGAACATTAGAAAGCTCTGTAGGTTATTTTCTCAGTCTGAGGGCAAGGGCATTCATAACTAAAGAGCTCATAACAGATATGCCCAATCTTTTCTTAAAAGCTTCTGACATGGAGATCCTACATGTTCCACAAGTAATCTATTCTATTGCTTAACTAGCcttaaacacttcattttttcctaacttttaaTCTAAACTTTGTTTGCCACAGTTAAACTCATTATTTCTCATCACAGATACTAGAGAACAGTTTGTTCTCTGTCTCCTGGAACAAAACTTTACATATTTGAACATTTGCATCTTCCCACCCTACACCCTAGACAGCTTCAATCACTTCAAAAGCTTTCCTCATTGGCCACCTTCTCCAGAATGCTTATTTACTGCCTTCTCTTGAATTCAATTCAAATGCGTCACATCCATCTTGAGTTCTCCACACATGTTGACTTGTTATTGTTATAAAAGATGGATTATGTTTTATCACAAATGTTGTTTTCCTAATTGGTGCAGAGATGAGGTAAGCCCTTTTGCAAGTTCTGAAGGATCTGAAGACAGCTCCTTCTGGAGCAGCCAGAATGATACTTCCCTTGCATGCTACCAGGCACTGCCCAGCTGTGCCTTCTACCCTGTTCAGCATGCTCCAGCATGATGTCCTGTGACTCCAAAACAATGATATGGGAGCTTGTGTTTTTATCCATAGCATCTCCAGATCTTTTTCTAAAAACTACTGCCTAGCGCACAGTTGTCTCTAGCCTTGTAGTTGTAGGCTATCATTCTTATCCAGAAAATGTGGGCATCTTGTTACTATTTCACTTTTACCagaccttttttcctctttgccagAACTACCCTGaattctgatgtgtttttttttttttctccctaacaCATCTATAGACCCTTCCTGGTAGGGATGGTTGCAGATGTAATAAAGATGTTCTTTATTTCATCGCCAAAACCACCTATGTCACTCAGGACAGCTTCTTGAAGAATTTCACGCTGGTACTTGTCAGGAATTTAAATTGTTTACTCATAATACCAGGCATTTAAACAGTCTAAATTACTAACCCATCTTTACATATATTGCCTATAAAGGtctcaagaagaaaaatgaaagccttaCAGTTGATTTAAGGCTTCTCAGTTTAAGCTTACAGCACCAAAACAAATGCCCTACTTCACAGCAAAGTCCCGCTCCCCAGTGCTGATAATCAACGCACATACAGAAGACCTACAGGAAAGAGCATTGAAGTGACTGACCAACCTAAAAAGTCCAAGGCTGCTTGTGCAAAGAAAGAACTAAACAGCCAAACGCCAGTGTTTTCTATCTAACTATTCCCTTCAAGATATGAAACCTGAACCTGGGGAGAATGCCCGAGTGTCCTTAAGCTAAGAACTGAGGCTTGATTGCCTAGCTGTGGTTAGCTTGCCAGCATGAGCAAATGCAGGGATTACACCTGCCCACAACAGGAAGATGACTGACAAAAGAGATTCCACATAAGCCTGGTATGTCATTTTTAAAGTATCTAGAAGGTTGAGGTCTAAATTGCTATACCAAAAAAAGGGTGTCAACAAAAGGAATATTTTAGTAGTAACCCGTTTACCGAGGCTTCTGTTTACTTTATGAACTTACAAATAATCgtgaacattaaatatttatttagcaaGTGAGTAACAGATTCACTAAGGAAaaccggaaaaaaaaaattttacctgAGATATCTTCTGGCATGTTCATTTTTGTGGCCAACCATGAGATAGTAACAACCTACTGCAAACCATGACACCTACAcattaaaatcaaaatagaaTATTATTAGATATATCATGCTGATTTTAGTGAAACGTTACCATAGGTGATGCAAAACAGAAGAACAGATTATAATTAGAGAAGTTAGgaacattttcactgaaatcacAGTCAGCTTTTCAAATTACTTGATATTACAAACAAGCTAGAACTGCTGGCATGTACGTCTCTAACTGTGTTTGTTCAGCCTCATGAAGAGAGTGCTAAGTGGAAAGCTTATTGCTGTCTTCAGTTATCTAATGGTAGGGAAtacagaagacagagccagactcttctcagaggtgcagtGATAGGATGGGAGGTTATGGGTACAAGTTGCAACATGGGAGATTCAGACTgagtaaaaggaaaacaattttcacGATGAAGGTGATCAAACATTGGAaaatgttgcccagagaggcataGACGTTTATTACTgtagcatttgttttaaattattgttcAAAGTGAATACTTCACATTGAATATATTTTACAggtactttgtttttaaaaaagaacctcTGTAAAGGGAATGACAAtacatagaaaataaaaacagcgAACCATTTTTACTAGCTCCATCCAGAAACAGATTTTGAATCCTGTTGTTCAAACTATTACATTACAACTTTTATGTGTTTTTCACCTAGAAGAAACTACCTGGTAATGAAGGCTTAGAACAACTTACAGGATTATTTGGGTACAAGTCCACCAGTTTGTGAGAAAGATAGAAAAGCTCTATATAGtggggaaaaacaagaaaagaaaattaaaatgtgctaAAACATTAAGATGTTTCAAGCCCTTTAGTTTTCTATACAAAATATCCAGAACATCTAATGTTATTAATGCACaagtgaataaaaatgttttctgtttagtGGTAATGCTTCAAACTGCCTCAAAATAGATTCAGTTTTGCAATTaactaaaaaacccccaacccctAAGTCTTCACAGCACATAAATAAGCAGCTATACATTCCACCCCTTAAGAATTCCGCAACGTCTTAGGTCATTAgcatacattaaaataaatgcctgCAGTATTACACTTGAATGTATCTTGTCCAGGTAAAACACTATTGAACTTCCTACATCTAAAAGGTATAACATACTGGCTAAATCAATTTCAAAGTAGAGTCCTGTGCATTAATATGTTGAAAATAGGGCAAAAGCAAgtaaattattatattatttagaATAATTCTAAGTCAttacttttctaataaaaataataattctggttATTAGAATAACTTACTACAGATTTTGTAATAACAGCAGAAGTTATCACATACAGGATAACAATTCTATTGCCTatgcaatttcaaaacaaataacaTTACAGTACataaaatttctatttcttcagAGTACAGTGCTCTTAAATTGATGAGTTCATCCTGGAGTACTTTGCATCAATTCTTGGCTTCAGAAAAATCAGATATGAAAACTGGCTTACAAAATACCAACTTATTTACAAAATGCTTCTTAAGGCAGACTTAGAAGAAAAATCAGAGTACTGCCCTCATTTTCAGATGTAGTTAACTGGTAAGTAACTGAAAAGTACATTTACTAAACATTGAGAAGTACTAGTACACCTAATGACCTATTTGCATACATACAATGCACCATCCTTTGAGAGACTGCAAATCATATGAGCTCCTTATTCTATTTTCCAATTGGTTTTAAAGACATTCAAGCTCCTCACTTGATTTGGATGTTTATATGCAGtctgaaatgagaaaaagccATCCCAGCTGCAAGTAAGCTATTCTTGTAATTCCAACAAAGGTGCTGCATGATTATTAACTTGTTTGAACTAAAAAGAGGCCTCCACAACAGCAAAGGCAAGGAGAGTCTAGAATTTTTTCTAATGTGGAAAAAGCACATCCACCTAAGCATACACACTGCTGAAGAGCTCCTTCtagtttaaattaatatattttattttgttgttgcgCAGAAAAAGTACACCTAGATACTCTAGGAAGATCACctcaaaacagaaatcaaacaacAGAAATGAAGCAGCGTAGCTCCCTAACTTTCTGGCTACATAGCCCAGTGGTTAAAAGATAGTGACACTCATGATCATGAACGAATAAAGACTCTTTGCACAACTACTCCCTCCCCGCCACTGTCGGCCCTGAAACTCTCTTCTTTTCCAGTTACCACTGTTTTCTTGAAACTGCAGGTAGGAGGAAAAagatttgtcattttttaaacagtataTAAGGGGGTTTTTCTTGGCAtccttaattcttttttaaaattgaagctTTACAATCTTCTTTTAACTCATAGTAAATGTTGTATTTCTTACCATTTGCTTTATTAAGCTCCACAAGTGTCCCTATATGCACAGGTAAACAATTTGCATGGAAAGGATCTTTTTCCATCactctaaaaaacaaaacaaaacaaaaaaaccctccaatgTACATTTCAAAAATTTGAATGTGTTACAAGCAAGCTGCTTTTATAGTGTGTAATGTTCCAGTTAATTACCACTTGAGGCACTAGAAAACTATTTGTGACTAGAAGGTAACTATTGACAGCATAATAAAGGCTATCTTAAGACCAGAAAAATAACTATTAATTTAGCTTAACAGAAGAGGATAACAGAAAATTCTGGCAAGCTGAATACAAttagaaaaacagaatacaaCGCGCATTTGTTTGCAGTTCACTTCAAATTTAACCAGCGAACAGCAAGCAACAACATTTCTGTTCATCTTTTCCATACATTTGACAGCAACTTTCAAGCAATAGTCCTTAAATTTCTGAGCTTAACACTAAGCAGTATGCCTTACGAAACATAGTTAGctcagttttaaatttttattttctatggcATTTAGAAATGGAAGATAGTCAACAGACTGAATGCAGGACATAGCTTGTAGGCATGTGCCCTTTTTGTAAACGTTGGCATTTGGTAAactaagcagagaaaaaaaaggatgtcTTGAAATCTATTCACAGAATCTCTTAAATCAGAAGTACAACATTATGACTCCATTCTCTGAAAAGTACATCTTGAAATAGTTAAAGTTTAGTTGACATTTTTAAATAGttcaaagcatttcaaatgaaaagtatAAAAGAACATATAAACAAGCATATGAAATGCTCTCTTGAAGGGAGTCTAAAACTTTAAAGTTATATGGACTTCTCAGACTTTCATTTCCAAGCTCTAGCATCTGTGATAATCTGCTCCTTAGGAGACGTTTACTTCTACTACGTTCTGCTAGACAAGATGTGGCAATTAAGtttcagaaacaaagatgaaataGTATAATTTTATTGACTTAATTGGAGTAATTTATTTCAACAGGATCGTGATTTTACTCAGATGTTTAAATTCACCCTAACTGTCAGCATTCTCTACAGCCTGCCCAAAAATCTTGCCTGTACTGGGCCCATGGGATATTCTACATAGTGATGGCTTGCTTCAGCGAAGAAAAAGctgtgctatttaaaaaaaaaaaaaaaaaaaaaagggaaacaaaacccaTTCTATTCTATACTACTAATATTCTGAGACTATGcaatacatacacaaaaatacacttttcttaaAAAGGTAGTTGTCGggccagcagaaaaaaatagctcCACAACCATGTGTTCAGATTTACAGTAGTTGAGAAGCAATCCATGTTGTTGTTCTGACCCATCTGACAACCGATCAGCAGTGTATTCCTGGGCTATGTAACAACTGAGACACAATACTTTGCACATCAAAATTAACATAACTTTTAATCAGCCAGAGAAGTCATACATCCTAACTAACCAACTGATTCAAACCTGTTCATTCTGAACGCCAAACAAGTAGTAAGTAGAGAACACACAAAACTGAAGGTACCAGAGTAAGGAAGAGGATGGATGAAGGGAAGTGCAGCACAGGGCTGATTAACTGGAGTTTTGCTTTGGATACTTCCGCTACATATCATAAAAATAATGTGTCTTGCCAGACACAAACTACGCATTTTAAATACCTGAAACTTTGCATCAAATTGTTATGTATATCAATCCATTGAACAATGATATTCGCTGTAGGTCCAGGCATTATTATTATACTACACCACAcgagaaaaaaccctcaaagttCCTTCGTATACTTACACCGAAGTAAGCTTGTAACACATTTTGAAATCACAGTTATAATAATGTCTTTCAGCTAAGGATACTACCACATCCAGGTTTTCCTGAAGACCATCTACTGATTCAGGAATCACTGTTTCACTGGGTTTATTAtactgaaagacaaaagaaacaacaTGTGAAACAAGAACTAATCTAAAATCAGATGGCATAAGTATTAATGGTTTTAGTTCTAAAAGAATATTTGAGAAGCATTAAGCTTATTTAAATTCTTACGTTTTAAACTGAAAGTCCATAAAACACGTATTTGGTAAAACGGTTCTTTGTAATGTACTTAAAAGCTCATTTAGAACATGAAAGATGCTTGCCAGTGTCAATATCTTAAGTGTAGGCTGTAGAAATGAATACTGAGCAATATATAGTTGGCTTTCAGAGTGCTCACattatctttggaaaaaatactCTGGAATAATGTTGTTATATCCTAGTATTTTCAGGTAACTGACATTTTGCCTACATTATTAACATTCTTTTTCCCCATCTAGAAGTTTCTcaagaaataaagttaaaaaaaaaaaaaaaaaaatcagtatttcaagtTGTCATGACACCAGAAAATAAGTTTTACACAAAACTATTTTACTACCCCCATAAAGTGATATCTACCGcatcataaattttaaaataaccaaaacTACAAAGCCCTTATTTATTCCAATATTCATAATTCCAATAAATGGAACCAAGAAAATTTACACCTGAAGTCAAGACTTTCAATCAATTCTCTAGCTTTTTGGTCAGTTTTGGGGTTTACCTTTTTCAATTTATTCTCAAATAAAAAGTGAAGCAATTCTTGTTCTTCTTCTGTACATTGTCTACTAAGAGGTAGAGATTCAAGAAGTTCTTTTTctatgtgaattaaaaaaaattgaagtggTCATATTACAGAAGAAATAGCAAGATCCAACATTTTAAGAACTTAGAGATGCAAAGAATTTTATGATGCTCATCCTGAAACTATAAGGAAGATAACAGTACAGATACACTAAAACacataataatattaattatggAAATTAATGATTGAATTCTTAGTTTTTCCTTCTACActcttaaataaaatttaataaagatGATGTAACACACCACTATTTTTATTTACTCTACACGTCAAATTTCATCACTCAGAATGCTATATTACCAATGCTTACTATAAGTAAACAAACACCAGTAGGTTTTCATGGATTTGAAGCCTGTGAAGTTgagaacacaggaaaaacattGTTTAGGCTGGGCAAAGAGCGTGGGCACTTCTGGAGCTAGCAAACAGAGCAGCTAggttactttatttcttttagttCTTAGCACtgcaagactgaaaaataaagttCAAATGTAAATTTGAGCAGATTATAATTTTCACTCATTTCATACATTTTCTATTCTTAACATTTTAAAGTCTGTTACTTGTAGTACTGCTTTAATTTTTATCCAGGAAAAAGGCATACTGAGAAAGCAGCTAAATTTTACTTGTATTTGAGAAATACTACTATCCAGACCTTCTTGTGCCGTCAGCATATGGTGCGATGTTAAAAGATCAAATGCTTCAAAGCAGTAAACATCAAGCTTCAAGGCCTCTTTGTAGCTGTATGTTGCTAGGGTTCTATTATCCAATGCATCATAGATCTTCCCTCGCAAAAGGCATATAGAGCTCTTGATCTGGTGGAAAAGCAGGGCTGGAGGTCAAAGACTGAATCAATGTTTGCAATTTGGTTTTGAGCACAAATCAAATGGGCTCCCTGAAAAGTAAAAAGCATTTCATGTATGATGGAACCTGGTTTTCTAGTgccatctttaaataaaatattgtctctactagcttaaaaaaatcaaatgaatgCTCTGTCAGGTTATCCACTGCCAAATGAACACATGCTTGAAACAAGTAGAGGGAGGATAGAGTTTATCTTTTCTACTACCAGCATTCAGCTCTCTGATACTGAGTTGTAAGCTATTTATACTAAATTCCCTTCATAGTCAACACAGGGAAATCGTCACTTCCAAAGGCAATTAACTTCCTTGCTGACTATTAAACCACATATTTCACGCAAGACAAGAATGACCGCAGCAGAGACGAAAAAGGCCAAATCAATGGACTCAACtactttaaggagaaaaatatagcCTTCTTTCAACCCAAAACATagatgtttcagaaatgaaagtaGTGAAAGATCATTATTACCATAGTTAAAGTTGTGCTAAAAGGTCTAATAACTAACATGTTCTTTCAAAACTCCATAGATGGGTGTTCAATTCAGTCAGAAGGCAACAGAAGTATCAGCAAGTTACTTGGAGAAAGTTAACACATTACGCATCTATACCATCAGACTAACCAGACAGACCAACTCTCTCTCACACACTAGAAACAGTATAGCTGCATTAACAACTAATAAACCCCAGGGAGGCTGCTAAAGTGGTAATATTGTTACCAGCTCAGACACCAGTCATTCTTACTCTGGAACTAGTGTTTGTGCAAACTAATCAAATTAAGTTTGAAAAAGCTACATTCCCAGACAGGagtttgatttaaaattttttgtagCAGTACCCACTTCAGGAGTTCTTTCCTTTGCCAAACCAAACTCATCCTCACCTTAGTGAGCTACATTATCACAAGCACTTGTGAAGGTAAGGACTGACGGCAGTCTCATTTTTTGGCTGGgttatttttcagtcaaaatagTTTCTCTACTTAGTTCAATAATCAGCCACCCAAACACTTGGGCCAGAGTACCAGGAAACAAGGAGCAAGAACAAACAGCCAAAGCTGAGGACATCTTCCTTTGCTTGCAGTGGTAGCTTAAATGTTCCCATTAAGGTGCACTGCAGTAACTCAGTCTAATCCACTTCTCCCTTAAGCCCATTAATACCAGCACTCAAAATCAGTTCACATCGATGATTTAACCCATTTTGCTACTTCAGTCTTACAGGGAAAATGCCATCAGTCAGTCACCTTCACTGTAGTTTCAGCTAATAAACTTCAATTCGGAACTCCGAAAGAAAAGACTCTTCACAGACTCTTCAGCCTACATGTGGTACCGATCCCTTTTAACTGTGTGCCTAGACAGAATTTTTTCACTGAGCTTCAAAAAATTCACCTTCATGTCACATAATTTGCAAGTGTGATCAAAAAATGGCCCACTGAGAACAACACTTGagtgattaaggaaatatttcattaaaaatatctggaggagaagaaaacttGCTTTGTTATCTCAGAACCTGCAGCCCAATTGAAAGAAGTGTTAGTTTACATTATCAAGACTGAAATTGCGGCATAGAGCTAAAAGACTCTAAAAACCAATGCTAGATCATAAAGTGTCTGCAAATAATTTATAGGAAGTTACTGAAAAGCACTCTTTATTTTTGCAAACCAAGTTATTTTTCATACAGGCAAGCTAACATATGACTTCTGACTAAAATGAGAACAattcagcatttttgaaaattacGTTATccaaaaaagaaagcttaaacaCAGAGTTTCAGATTCATACAGCTGTAAAATCACTTTCTGACTTCACACATTTGCTCCtcagttataaaaatatttgtttaaaaaatgtcactTACAGAGGATTGTGACATCTCCCAGTCTGTGGTAGAGTCTTTCAATCCACTTTCATCCTTCAAGTACTTTTCAAAAAGTCTTTTGTTGATTGGCTCTTCCATATCAAGAATATCCAGGGCCTGTTGATGTTCTTTTGCAGCATACTGGCCAAACATGTGCATGTAAAAAACAAGGTTGGGATTTGAAACATCTGTACATAAAGCACCAATAAACACAGTGTCACATTTCAAATGCACAGATTGTAACAACCAGTGCTTATCAGCAGGTTTTCGTGCATATTCTTATTTGGACATATGTCATTTTACAATTGCAGCCAACTATTTTACTAGTCATCTATAATatcaaaaaaattataaaattaacacCTACAGAAAAATCTATTATTCAGCATTAGAAGCATACCTGCTTCTGTGATTGCATAATAGTTAATACaggttttaataaaatacaatgaTCTTATTCTATAAGCAGCACATTATTCTATTTCAAATTTCTATATTTAATCTACAATTGATTCAATTTTCCTGTGAAAGCACTGCATTTTACTATTTATGTATCACATTTTATATAGAAGTATAAAGCTGCTAACTATATTTATACTCCGGTCAGACTACAACCAAccaattaaaaatgtaaacatgaaGACATGAAACAAAAATGGTTCACATTCTTTCCCCACAAAATATTAGAGGAGTATTTTCACTCCTGGAAAAAAAGGTTGGTTGGATTTCTTCAGAATAGTACCACAATGGATACTCCAATGACCAATACTGAAGGTTAAAGAATGAAATCAACTGTCACAAAATTTGAACCTGTTATTCCAATGAGCATACACATTTACATTGCCTGTCAGGTACCAATCTTCCCAAGATGCATCTTTTATTTAGTTTGGTTTGTTTCCAACAGAGGTTAAAATGTGTACTCACATGACATCTAGCTGCAAGGTAGCGACATGCTTCATATAACTGAAAGGGAAGTTTCATACGTGTTAGTTATAAAGAGAGAGCACGTTTACTTACACTGCCAGACTCCATTTTGCTCTCTCCTTTTTCAGTTGTATGGCTTCTTTATCCCTTTCACCTCCAAAAATCTTTCTTGACCAAAATGACTAAGTCTGTAACACTTTCTCTACTATTAAACTCTCAAAGGACACTTGCTTCACTTTCGTCTTCACCACTTATTACCAGAGTTGAAGGACAATTTAAACAACTACACCTGAAGTGACACTCCACCTTCCCATACCTGCTGCAGTTACATCCTTGGACCCCTTCTCTTTCTGTGACCCTATCTGGGGACAAGAGTTTCAATCTGGCCGATTGAACACAGGGCTATACTTGGTTCAGATAAACTACATCATGcaggttttttaattgcttttcccaTAAACCTTATCCTCTGATGGTGAAAAAGTCACTGTGGTTAGCAGCAGAGGTTTAAAAGTGGAATAACAGTAGCAAGTCTTTGACTAAAGTGACTTACCTTATCCAACTTACGCGATCGAAGGGCATGTGCTGCCCTATGATACTGAGCTGTTAGGTAAAGACATTGGGCCAACCAGTAGATATCTTGTGGTTCCTCTAAAATAGAATAATGAATTATAAACCATTAATTTATAACATAT
This genomic interval from Calonectris borealis chromosome 1, bCalBor7.hap1.2, whole genome shotgun sequence contains the following:
- the CDC16 gene encoding cell division cycle protein 16 homolog isoform X2 — protein: MNLERLRKRVRQYIDQQQYQSALFWADKVASLSHEEPQDIYWLAQCLYLTAQYHRAAHALRSRKLDKLYEACRYLAARCHYAAKEHQQALDILDMEEPINKRLFEKYLKDESGLKDSTTDWEMSQSSIKSSICLLRGKIYDALDNRTLATYSYKEALKLDVYCFEAFDLLTSHHMLTAQEEKELLESLPLSRQCTEEEQELLHFLFENKLKKYNKPSETVIPESVDGLQENLDVVVSLAERHYYNCDFKMCYKLTSVVMEKDPFHANCLPVHIGTLVELNKANELFYLSHKLVDLYPNNPVSWFAVGCYYLMVGHKNEHARRYLSKATTLERTYGPAWIAYGHSFAVESEHDQAMAAYFTAAQLMKGKYDEALEYHRQALVLIPQNASTYSAIGYIHSLMGNFESAIDYFHTALGLRRDDTFSVTMLGHCIEMYIGDSEAYIGTEIKDKLRCYDFDVHTMKTLKNIISPPWDFREFDIERQTLDESGIVTLETSHQRKSTDTSRPLEETFEIEMNESDMMLETSMSDHST